The Amycolatopsis sp. NBC_01480 genome segment CCTCGCGGGCTTCTTCGGCGTGCCACCTGCCTACTTCTTCGACGACGCGGAGGCCGAGCGGATCAACGCGGAGCTGACTTTGCTCAGCGCCCTGCGTGACGCCCCGGTCCGGCAAATCGCCTTGCGCGCCAATGGTTTATCCCCGAAGAGCCTCGAGGCAATCGCCGACATGGTCGACCGGGTCCGCCAACTGGAAGGCCTGCCCGACCCGGACGCGGACCAGTGACCGGTTGCGGCGACCGGCTCGGGCCGGTTGCCGAATCCTGTGATCGGCGGACCGGCGGAGCGAGCTGGCCCGGCGACCGTCGGCCCAGAGCAGCAGCAAAATCCGGCGACCGTCGGCTCGTGATCGGGCTCGGTGACCGGCTCGGGGCCGTGACCGGGCGCGTCGCCCGGCGGTTCGAGGCGGCGACCGAATCCGGTGATCGGCGGCTCGGGACAGTGGCCGGATCCGGCGACCCTAGGTTTGGGGCGGTGGCCGGGTACGGCGACCGTCGGCTCGGCGCAGCGTGCTGCTCTGGCGACTGGCGGCCCAAGGCGGCAGCCGAATCCGGCGACCGTCGGCTCGGGCGGTGACCGGGCTCGGCGACCGGCTCGGGGCCGTGACCGGGCGCGGTGACCGTCGGCTCCGCAAGCGGTGTGCCGCCCGGCTGCGCGACCTGCCGATGCCGGTGCCGTTCGACGTGCGGGTGCTCTGCGATCAGGTGGCGCGGCACCGCGGCCGCCCGATCCGGCTGGTGCCGATGGCCGGGCTGACCGGCGTCTGCGGGCTGTGGCTGGCCACCGATGAAGCAGACTTGATCTGTTATGAGGCAGCGACCAGCCCACCGCATCAGGACCACATCATCCTGCACGAGCTGGCCCACGTCCTGTGCGACCACTACCCCTCGTCCCTGCCGGAAGGCGCCGCCTCGCTGCTGCCGAGCCTCGACCCCGCGATGGTCCGGCGCGTCCTCGCCCGCGCCGGCTACTCGACCGAGGAGGAGCGCGAGGCCGAACTGCTGGCATCCCTCATCCGGCAGCAGGCCCGCACAGGCGGCACCCCCGCCGACCGGCTCCGCTCGGCGCTAGGGGGCGCCGATGCCTGAATGGCTGCTCCGGCGCCGCCGGGTGATGCTGACGGTGCGGCTGCTGCGATACCGCCAGGTGATGCCGGGGGAGTGGTTCTTGTGGGACAGCCCGGTGGTGCTGGCGGAGCGGTTGTTGCGGGACGGCCCGGTCGTGCCAGGGAGGTGGCTGCAACGGGACGGCCCGGTGATGCAGGGGAAGTGGCTGCTCCGGCACCACCAGGCCAGGCCGGGGGAGCAGCTGCAGCACAGCCCGGTAATGCCAGGAGACCCCGATGCCTGAATGGCTTCTCCACTACGCCCCAACCCTCCTGGCCTGGCTCCTCTTCACCACCCGCCGCGGCGGCGACCCCGGCCGTCGCGCCGTCCGCCAGGTGTTCCTCGGCCTCGCCGTCTCCCTGACCGCCCTGACCCCCGCCGGGCACGCGGTGATCCGCGCGGTCACCGGCGCCCCGGACCTCCCACGCCTGGTCGGGCACGCGGGCATGCTCTACGCCGCGTGGTCGGCCCAGCGGCTCCTCGCCCACCTGAACGGGATCCGCCCGCCGCGCGCGCAGGGCTGGTGGATCGGCGGCATGTTCGCCGTAATGTGCGTGCTCTTCGCGCTCATGCCCGACCTGAAACCTCAGTCTCCGTGGGTGATGGAGTACTGCTTCGCTTACGCCGCGGCGCAAATTCCGGCCTTTGTCGGCGTGATTCGGCTGGGCCTGCGGTACACGCGCCTGGCGTCCTTGCGCACCGGTCTCTACCTGGCCGTCGCGGGTACCGCCGCCGGGATCGGGTACCTGGTGAACAAGACGGTGCTGGCCGCCGCGCCGCGCTGGGGTTTCGAGTACCCGCTCGGGCACGCGTTCCTGATGTCCAAAGCACTGCCCGCCGCCGCGCACCTGCTGGTGCTCGTCGGCGTCACGCTGCCCGGGGCCGTGGCCTGGCTGGGCCGCTGGCTGCGGTACCGCCGCCTTCGTCCACTGTGGACGGCGCTGTACCGGGCCGACCCGGCGATCGCGCTGGACCCGCGCCGGCTGGTGCCGTGGGGCCTGCGGATGCGCCTCTACCGGCGGGTGATCGAGATCCGCGACGGGCTGCTCGCGCTCCAGCCCTACCGGGACCCGGCCGTCGCCGTCGCCGCGCGGGAAAGCGGGATCCGGGACGGGCTGCGCGGACGTCGGCTGGACGCGGCGGTCGAGGCCGCCGCGGTTGCCGCCGCCTTGAGCGCGCGGGCGGACGGCGTGGTGCCGGGCGCCGCGGAAAGCATCGGGCCCGGCGGCGAAGACCTCGACAGCGACACCGCGTTCCTGAGTGAGGTCGCCGTCGCCTATCGCCGCGGCGCGGTTGCCGTGCGTTGACGAGCCAGGTCTTTGTCAAAGTATTGACCGAGGGCCGGACGCGCGGAAAGGTCGGATGTCAGGTCCAGGTTGGTCGGTTTCTGCCGTGGGAGGCACCCGGTGCGGTACAGGTTCATGGCGGCGGTCCTGGCGACGGCGGTGCTCGGCGCGCCGAGTGTCGCCGCGGCGGCCCCGGCGGGGGCGCCTGCCGAAGCGCAGCTGGTCAGCGACCCGGCGTCGTACGTCGACCCGCTGATCGGCACCGGCAGCGGCGGCGGTTCGGTCGGCGAGATCAACAACTTCCCGGGCCCGGCGACGCCGTTCGGGATGATGCAGTTCTCCCCAGACACCCAAGGCTCGTACGCCGGCTACCAATATCACAGCGATCAGATCCGAGGTTTCAGCCTCGATCACGCCTCGGTCGGCTGCACCGCGTTCGGTGACGTGCCGATCCTGCCGGTGACCGGCGACGTCGGCGCGGCGCCATGGGACCGCGTCGAGCACTTCACCCACGACGACGAACAGGCCGCGCCCGGCTACTACGCCGTGACGCTCGCCGATTCGAAGGTCCGCGCGGAGCTCACCGCCACCACGCGCACCGGCCTGGCCGCGTTCACCTTCCCGGCCGGCGCGAACGCGCAGGTGCTGGTCAAGGGCGGCGCCAGCCTGGCCGGCGACTCCCACGCGGACCTGAAGGTCACCGGCGACCGCGAGGTCAGCGGCTCGGCGACCACCGGCAACTTCTGCGGCAAGGGCAACAAGTACACCGTTTACTACGACGTCACGTTCGACCAGCCGTTCACCGCGCACGGCACGTGGGACGGCACGTCGGTGAAGCCGGGCACGGACGCGGTCGACTCGCCGAAGGCCGGCGCGTACCTGACCTTCGGCTCGCAGAAAGTGGTGCACGCCAAGGTTTCGATGTCGTACGTGAGCGTCGACGGCGCGAAGGCCAACATGGCGGCGGAGATCCCGGGCTGGGACCTCGGCGCGGTGCGTCAGTCCACAAGGGACGCCTGGTCGGCCACGCTCGGCAAGATCAAGGTGGCGGGCAAGGACCCCGCGGAGCTCAGGACCTTCTACACCTTCCTGTACCACTCGCTGATGCACCCCAACACTTTCAACGACGTCGACGGCCGTTACATCGGCTTCGACGACAAGGTCCGGACGCTGCCCGCCGGGCACACGCAGTACGCCAACTTCTCCGATTGGGACACCTACCGCACGCTCGCGCCGTTGCAGGCCATGCTGTTCCCCAAACAGGCCAGCGATATGGCGCAGTCGCTCACGAACGACGCGGTGCAGGGCGGCTGGTGGCCGCGCTGGCCGATGGCGAACGACTACACCGGCCAGATGACCGGGGACAGCTCGGTGGCGCTGATTTCGAGCCTGTACGCGTTCGGCGCGCGGGACTTCGACGTCAAGACGGCGCTGAAGTACCTGGTCAAGGGCGCGACCTCGGTGGACGAGACGCCCGGCGCGTACCAGGAGCGCCGGGGCGTCGCGGACTACGTGGCCCGCGGTTACATGCCGAACAACGACGCCTCGCGCGGCGACCACGCGCGCGTCGGCGCGTCGATCACCCTGGAGTGGGCGATCGACGACTTCGCGATCGCGCAGTTCGCGCAGGGCATCGGCGACCGCGACGTCGCGCGTGAGTTCACCCAGCGCGGCCAGAACTGGCAGAACATCTTCAACCCGGCCACCGGCTACCTGCAGCCGCGCGGTGAGGACGGCCGCTTCCCGGACGGCCCGGCCTACCAGCCCCCGCCGCCGGGTGAATTCGGCCAGGACGGCTTCGACGAGGGCAACGCGGCGCAGTACACCTGGCTGGTCCCGCAGGACCCGGCCGGCCTGGTCACCGCGATGGGCGGCCCGGCGAAGACCGCGGCGCGGCTGGACACGTTCTTCCAGCAGCTGAACGTCGGCCCGAACGAGCCGTACATGTGGGCCGGCAACGAGCCGGACTTCGGGGTGCCGTGGCTGTACAACCACGTCGGGCAGCCGTGGAAGACACAGCAGGTGGTGCGGCAGATCGCGACCTCGCAGTTCAGCGCCACCCCGGACGGCGAGCCCGGCAACGACGACCTCGGCGCGCAGTCGTCCTGGTACGTCTGGGCCGCGCTCGGCATCTATCCCGGCACGCCGGGCACTTCGGATCTCGTTGTGCACAGCCCGTTGTTCGAGCGCGCGGTGCTCACGCTGCCCACCGGGCGCACTATCGACATCCGCGCGCCGAAGGCGTCGGCGACCACGCCGTACGTCCAGGATCTCCGGCTGAACGGCGCGGCGTGGAACCGCACGTCGCTGCCCGCCGGCACCGCGCACGACGGCGCCCGGCTGGACTTCGCGCTGGCCGCGCAGCCGGACAAGGGCTGGGCCGCGGGCAGCCAGCCACCGTCCTATCGGGACAGTGAACAGCCGTTCCTGGCGTCGGCGGACAACCAGCTGACGGCCGCGCCGGGCTCGACGGGCCAGGCCACGATCACCGGCCAGCGGCTCGGCGGCCACGACCCCGCTCTCGACGTCACCGTCCAGTCGCCCGCGGGCCTGACCGCCACTGCGCCGCGGCAACTCCGGCTGGACGATCGCACGGGCGGCGGGAGTGTGAAGCTGACGGTTTCCGTGCCCGCCGGAACGCCCGAGGGCTACTACCCGGTGCCGGTGACCGTCCGCGGCAGCGGCCGCACGGTGACGACTTCGGTGATCGTGCTGGTCGCCCCGAAGGGCAGTCTCACCGCCGCGTACACCAACCTCGGTATCTCCGACGACGGCGACGCCGGCTCGGCGAACTTCGACACCGCGGGCAACAGTTTGTCGAGGCAGGCACTGGCGGCGGCGGGCCTGGCCGGCGGCAAGACGGCACAGGCCGTGGGCACGACCTTCACCTGGCCCGCGGCGCCCGCGGGCCGTCCGGACAACGTCGTGCCTGCCGGGCAGGTGGTCACTCTCGCGCCTGCCGCCCGGTTGTCTTTCATTGGCACAGCAACAAATGGCGACCACCGGGGGACCGCCACTGTGACGTTCACCGACGGCACCACTGCCCAGACGGACCTGTCGTTCGGTGACTGGGTGCTGCCTGGTGGGGGTACGGATCCGGTCTACGGCAACACTTTGGTCGCGCGTGCCGCGTACCGGAACCAGCCTGGGGGTCCGGGCGGTCCGGCTTCGATCTACGCTACGTCACCGTTTGTGGTGCCGGCGGGAAAGCAGCTGGCTTCGGTGACTTTGCCGGTTGAGGCGGATCTGCATGTGTTCGCGGTGGGGCTGGGTTGAGGTTCTTGCTGGTCTGATCCTGGAGGTTTGTTGCTGTTAAAGGGTTTCTGCTTGCGGTAGGTGGTTTTGAGCTGTACACCTTCGTGTGATGCATCGAACGAATGTTCGATTTAAGATGGTGTCATGGAAAGAACGGAGCAGGTACCGGCGTGGCAGCTTTCCGACGGGGAGCTGACCACTGAGCTCTTCGCCGCCGAGCAGGCGTTGTGCCGCGAGTACGCGCGGATGCTGGACTTGGTCGGCGAGGTCGACCACCGTGGTGTGGCTGTGGACAGGGGTTTCCGTAGCACCGCGGTGATGCTGGTGCGCGCTTTACGGGTCTCGCAGAGGGAAGCGCGAGCGCGTGTCGCCCAGGCAACCACGGCACTGCCTGTGCTGCGGATCGCTCTGGCTGCTGGTGATCTCAACCGTGAACATGCGGCCGAGATCGCTTCTGTCCTGGCTCAAGCTCCCGACTCGGTGACTCCGGATGACCTGGCCGACAGCGAAACCACCTTGGTCGCGCTGGCTCGTCAAGCCCCGCCCTTCACGGTGCGGAAAGTAGCCCAGCGGATCCGGTCCTACTGGGACTTCGATGGTGCCGACCCCGACAAGCGTGAGCAGGACTTGGCCCGTCCGCGGCGGGAGTTCCGTTACACCCGTACCCGGGACGGGCGAATGAGGTACAGCGGTGAGCTTGATGCCGAGATGGCGGACCTCACCGAACAACTCTTCACCGTGCTCGCCAAACCCGCTCCTGCGGATCCGTTCGGCAACCCCGACCCCCGCACCCGATCCCAGCGTCAAGGCGACGCGATCGCTGCCGTGTTGGATCTTGCTGCCCGTGCGCCTGATGTTCCGGTCAAGGCCGGGGAACGTGCCGTCGCGACCGTGACCGTCACCCTGGACGATCTCGAACGCCGCGCCGGTACCGTCGTCTCCGACGGTCACACCCCGATGACCGTGTCCCAGCTTCGCCGCTTGTGCTGTGACGCGAAGGTCCTGCCCGCTGTTCTCAACGGCGCCGGTGAGGTGTTGGATTTGGGTCGCGCCGTCCGTACCGCCACTCCCGCCCAGCGACGAGCGTTGGCGGTGCGGGACCAGGGCTGCACCGCACCGTGGTGCACGAAAGGTCCGAAGTGGACAACACCGCATCACATCGAGTATTGGACCAACCTCAACGGCGGCCCTGGCGGACGGACTGACATCGGGAACCTGGCGTCGATCTGCGAAACCGACCACCACATCGTCCACCACGAAGGCTGGGACATCCGGCTCCGCAACGGAACCGTCGAATGGATCCCACCAGCCTGGATAGATCCGCAACGAAGACCCCTCCACAACACCGCCCACGACCCACCCCACGCCCAGGCCGCCTGATGATGGGCCCATCCGCGATACAACCATCACGTGGCCTCCGGTCCACATCAGACACCACCGACATCGATTCTTCAGGATGGAGGACAGACCAAAGCCCAGTGCGGCCGCAGGGACCTGCCCTTGAGAATGAGCCGCCCCGAAACCTCCGAACAGCGATTCGCCAAGATCCGCTTCCCGCCCTCGGACGACGACGTCGTGCCCATGCGCGCTCCCGCCGGATTCCTCAGCCACAGATCCACAACGATCACAGCCCCATGGCCCGCGTCCTGCCGTCGCCGCGAGCAGGTCCGCGAGTTCACGGTGGTTTCGGTCCTGCCGCCACAGTCCACCCTTTGCCTTTCCCAGCAACGGTTCCCGTACCTGGAGCGTGGTCCCCAGCCTCAGCGGCTGCGGACCACCCGGCGTTCGTCCCAGACGGGTTCCGGGGTTTCGCGGACCACGCCGTCCGAGCCGAAGACCAGGTAGCGGTCGAAGGACTTGGCGAACCAGCGGTCGTGGGTCACGGCGAGCACGGTGCCTTCGTAGGCCTCGAGGCCGTCCTGCAGGGCTTCGGCGGATTCGAGGTCCAGGTTGTCCGTCGGCTCGTCCAGCAGGAGGGCGGTGGTGCCGGCCAGTTCCAGCAGCAGGATCTGGAACCGCGCCTGCTGGCCGCCGGACAGCTTGTCGAAGGGCTGGTCGCCGTGGCGTTCCAGTTCGTAGCGGCGGAGCACGGCCATGGCGGAGCCGCGGTCCTTCGCGTGAGCTGTCCACAGGATGTCGACCAGGGGACGGCCGGTCAGCTCCGGGTGCGCGTGCGTTTGCGCGAAGTGGCCCGGCACGACCCGCGCGCCGGTCTTCCACAGCCCGGTGTGCGCGACGTCCCCGCCCGCCAGCAGGCGCAGGAAATGCGACTTGCCCGAGCCGTTGGACCCCAGCACCGCGACCCGCTCGCCGAAGAAGACCTCCAGCGAGAACGGCTTCATCAGCCCGGTCAGCTCCAGGTTCTCGCAGGTGACCGCGCGGACGCCGGTGCGGCCGCCGCGCAGGCGCATGCGGATGTCCTGGCGCCGCGGCGGCTCCGGGGGCGGGCCGGCCTCCTCGTACTTGCGCAGCCGGGTCTTGGCGGCCTTGTAACGGGACGCCATCTCGTCGCTGCGGGCGGCGTACTGCTGCATGTCCAGGACGAGCTTCCGCAGCTGCGCGTGCTTCTCCTCCCAGCGCCGCTTCAGCTCGTCGTAACGGGCGAACCGCTCCTGCCGCGCCTCGTGGTAGGTGGCGAACCCGCCGCCGTGCACCCACGCGTCGGAGCCGGCCGGGCCGGGCTCGACGCTGACGATCTTCTCCGCCGCCCGCGCGAGCAGCTCCCGGTCGTGCGAGACGAACAGGACGGTCTTCCTGGTCTCGTGCAGCCGTTCTTCCAGCCAGCGCTTGCCGGGCACGTCGAGGTAGTTGTCGGGCTCGTCCAGGAGCAGCACCTCGTCCGGGCCGCGCAGCAGCGCTTCGAGCACCAGGCGTTTCTGCTCGCCGCCGCTGAGCGTGCGCACCTGGCGCCACTGCGCTTTCTCGTACGGGACACCGAGCGCCGCCACCGTGCAGACGTCCCAGATCGTCTCGGCCTCGTAGCCCTGGGCCTCCGCCCAGTCGCTCAGCGCCTGCGCGTACTTCATCTGCGCGGCCTCGTCGTCGACGGTCATGATCAGCTCTTCGGCTGCGTCCACGGCCGCCGCGGCCTCGCGGATACGCGGCGGCGCGACCGAGACCAGCAGGTCCCGCACCGTCCGCTCGTCCCGTACCGACCCGACGAACTGCGCCATCACGCCCAGCCCGCCCGAGGACGCCACCGTGCCCTGATGCGGCTGCAGGTCACCGGCCAGCAGGCGCAGCAACGTCGTTTTGCCCGCGCCGTTCGGGCCGACCAGCGCGACCACGGCCCCGTCCCCGACCCGGAACGAGACGTCGCCGAGCAGCGGCCGACCGTCCGGCAGGTAATAGTCGACGTGCGCCGCCTCGAGATGACCCATGGACGCGGAGTCTACGGACCGGCCCGCCCGCGGTGCCTCCCGTTTTCCCGGCGCGGCGCCCGGGCCGGGGTCAATGCCGCCCGGGCGCCGGGTTCCCGGCCAGCATCGGCAGCGCCACGAAGTCGGCCAGGGCCTGCTGGCCCGCGATGTTGGCGTGGATGCCGTCGCCGTTGTCATACGACGGGTCGATCCGGTTCGGCGAGATCGGGTCGGCGAGCACCTGGTCGAAGTCGATGGTGGCGGTGCAGGTGCCGGAGCAGTTGTTGCCCTGCTTCACGAACAGGCCGACGGTGTGCCGGTCGCGGTTGTTCTGGTCGGAATAACCCGGCCGGGGCGTGATCGGGGTGACGTAGACCTTGATCCCGGCATCGCGCAGGCGCTGGAAGACCTGGTGGTAGCTGTCCAGGATGGGGGCGGACGTGCAGCTGTCCGCGAGGTCGTTGGTGCCGTAGTAGTAGATCACCGCGGTGACGCCGTGCAGCGCGAGCACGTCGCGGTCGAGCCGGCTCAGGGCGTCCAGGCCCTTGACGCCCTCGGGCATGCCCGGGCAATTCGCCGCGCTGGTGGTGCCGCCGATGCCGGCGTTGGCCACGGCCAGCTGACCGGTGGCAGGGAGCGAAGCGACGATGCGCCGCGCCAGGTCGTCGGCCCAGCGGCGGTTGGTGCCGGTTTCGGTGCAGCCCGGCCCGCAGTTGGTGCTGCCGGTGCCGTCGACCACCGAGCTGCCGAACGGCACGATCGTGCCCGTCAGCCGGGGGTTGTGCACGTCCACGGCACTGACCAGGTAAGTCGCGCCGGTCTTCTGCGTGTACGCGGCGCCGTCGGCGTCCGCGACGTGCGAGCCGGAGCCGGACGGCGTGAGGTAGTTGTCCCGCAACGCCGACGAGTGCTCACCCGGCACGGCGGTGCCCGCGACGTACAGGCTGATCGCCACGTCCCGGTCCGGCGAGGTGGCCAGGGGAGTGTCGTCGCTCCAGACCTCGCCGCCCGCGGGCACCGTGACGGACGGGCTGCCGCCGAAGGTGACCGGCGCCGGCGCGGTGACCGCCGACGCGCCCGCGCTGATCCCTGCCGTGGCCTGGTCGACGGTCAGCGGCGCGGTGCCGAAGGTGTTCTGCACGCGCACCCGGATCGCGTCGCCGCCCTGGCTCAGGTGCGTGATCATGCGCAGCGACTGGTGGTTCAGCGTGACGCCGGCCAGGTCCTGCTGCGACTCGGCCCACGAGGTGAACCACGTCTGGGCGGCGCCCTCGGCTGCGGTGGAGGAGCCGAACAACGTGGTGAGCGCCAGAGCGGCCGCCGCGGCCAGGGTGATCGTTTTTCCGCTGAGTCCCATGGCTTGTCCTCTCAGAGGGCGAGAGCGAGGTGCACGGTGTGGTGGCCGGTGGCGCCGGCGGGCAGCAGCGGGCGGCCGGGGCGTCCGTCCACAGTGCACGAAACGACCCGGGTGCCGGCGCCGTCGAGGACGAGGTCCACGGTGGCTTCGCGGTAGCGCAGGCCCAGCAGGCTGACCCGCCCCCAACCCTCGGGCAGGCACGGCGCGAACCGCAGGCCGTCCTCGGTGAAGTCCAGCCCGCACAGGCCGGAATAGAGCAGCCGCAGGAACCCGCTGGCCGACCAGGCCTGGTCCGGCTGGGAGGTGAACTGCTCGAGCTCACCGCTGCCGCCGGTCTGCCAGCCGCCCTGCACGGCGCCGGTGCGCGCGTCGTAGATCTCGTAGAAGTTGCCGCCGGTGCCCGAAACCAGCGTGGCCAGGTCGGTGACGGCGCGGCCGAACAGGTCCGCCCGGCCGCCCGCCGCGGCGGCGTGCCCGAAGAACGAGTGCACCATCGGCCAGACGACGGTGTTGTGCCGCCCCGGTTTCTCGTCGCTGAACATCGGGAAGTGCGGCCGGCTGTTGGCGATCCCGTGCGGCTCCCACTGGGCGTTCGCCAGCACCTGCCGCGTCCGGCCGGCGTCGGTCACGCCCAGCAGCACGGCGAACGCGAGCCCGGCGCCCTCCTGTGAGACGTCCAGCTGCCCGGCCAGCGGGCAGGTCCCGTGCACGAAGTAGCCGAAGGCGTCGCCCTGCCACAGACGGGTGTTGATCGCCGTCCGCAGCTGCGCCGCGTCGGCCCGGTGCGCGGCGTCAGGCTTGCCCAGCACTCGCGCCATTCCCGCCAGCGCGAGAAAAGCGCCGTGGTAAAGGCAATTCGTGGACAGGCACAGGAGCTTGGCCGCGTCCGGGTAGTCGAGCACGAACGACGAGCGGATGCCCGGCTGCCACGGCGGCGCCGGGTAGCCCGCGATGCCGTCGTTCATGAAGCTGGGCCCCTCGAACAGCCCGGCGGCGGCGTTGAAGTTCGCGGCTTTGCGCGCGGCGACGGTGTTCACGCCGATCCCGTACGCGTCGGCCAGGAATTCCGCGTCCCCGGTGACCAGGTAGTGGTGCCAGGCGCCGAGCACCCAGACGATCTGGTCCCACCACTGGTTGTCCTGCTGCACGATCAGGCTGCCGTCGGCGCGTTTGTCCACAACGGACAGCAGTGTGTTCCGGCCGACCGCCGCGCTGAGCAGGCTGCCGGCGTTCCACGCGTTCACCGCCGCGTCGCGCGTCCAGCGCTGCGGTGACGGGTAACCGCCGCCCGCGCGGATGAACGTGCCGGGCGGGTAACTCAACCGGCCCGAATGGTTGTACGTCGGGGGATCGGCGTACGCGGTGTTGATGCCGACCAGGTCGGTGAGCGCGGATTCGTGGAGCGCGCCCAGCAGATCGCGGGTCGTGGGCTCGGCGAAGACCAGCGACGGCAACGTGTAGTCCACCCGCAGCTGCGATGCCTGGCCGGGCGGATGGGTTTCTTCGCCAGCAGACGCGGGTGACGCGCCGAGCCCGGCGGCTCCGACCCCCGCGGCCCCGGCCAGGGCGAGGAAGCCCCTTCGGCCGACCTTGACTTCGTCGTCGCTGCCGGTCATCGCACTCCCCGCTCGGTGACATCCGCTGTGAAATCGTTGTCAAGTGGGACGTTCACGATGCTAGGGGCGCATTCGGCCGGCGGGCAACGGTTCTGTCCGGTCTTGTCCGCTTGTCGCCCGGGCTCAGGCCCGGATGGCCGCACGGCGGGAGGCCCCGGTGGGCGGCTCCCGCCGTGCGGGGGACTCAGCCGGTCGCGAGGACCTTCAGGCGGGAGATGTCCGCGCTGAAGCTGTCCTGGTCGATCGGGGTGGAGCTGTACTGCCAGAAGGTGTAGAAGCCCCACTTGTACGGCAGCGTGCCCGCCGAGGAGGCGTAGCGCGCGACCCAGAGCGGGTTGGTGGAGCTGAAGTCGCCGCCGTTGCCGGTGCACTGGCTCCACCAGCTGGTGGCGGTGTAGATGACCGGCCAGCGCGTGGTCTTCTTGTGGTACTCGTCGCTGAACGCCTTGATCCAGGCGACCATCGCCGAGGTGCCCAGCCCGTAGCAGGCCGAGTTCGGGCCCCACTCGATGTCCAGGGTGCCGGGCAGGGTCTTGCCGTCCTTGGACCAGCCGCCGCCGTGCGCGACGAAGTAGTCCGCCTGCGCGGCGCCGCCGCTGAGGTCCGGGCGGCCGTAGTGGTAGGCCCCGCGGATCATGCCGACGTTGTACGAGCCGTTGTACTGCTGGGTGAAGTACGCGTTGGTGTAGCCGGTGCCCTCGGTGGCCTTGACGTACGCGAACTTCTTGCCGGCGCTCCAGTAGGAGGCCCAGTTGACGTTGCCCTGGTAGGAGCTGACGTCGATGCCCGGCACGCTGGCGTCCACACTGGACGGAACGGCGCCGGGCGACGGCACGCCGTCGTGCGCCCGGATCGCGGCGCCCATCTCGTGGTTGTCGGACGTGTCGACGGCCTTGGTGCTGGCAGCCTGTGCGCCGCCCGCGGTCACGACCGTCACGGCGGCCGAAACGGCGAGCGCGGCGCCGAGCAGGCGGCGCCACCCCCATCTTGCTGATGACATGGATGTTTCCCTTCGAGTGCCCTCGCGAAGCGCGGCTTTGCAGGGCCGCGCGGCCTTGATTCTGTTACACCGATATGTGGAATGTCACTGCTCCATGTGAACCAATTTTCGGATAAGCGCGGACCAGGTCAATCGGTGACAGGGCGGTCCGGTGTCGTTTGATGTGCACTGTCGCAAATTGAGACCGGCGAGTTGCCCCGGATGCGGTGTGGTGAACGTCCCGCCCCCGCCACGACAGGAGCGTCCACGGATGTCCCAGCAGACCCACGAAGTGGCACCCCCGTCGAGCGCGCGGCAGCTGCGGACCCCCTCGGCGCTGGCGCTGGCCGACCTGGCCGCGATCTTCGACGACCTCCAGTTCACCTTGCGCTGCTGCGAGCGCCTGCTCACCGAGCTGGAACGCGACGGCCTCGACGCCGTGCTGGTCGAGTCGCTGTGGGTCTCGGCGCTGAACTCGTACGCGCGGTGCTTCCGCCCCGGCGAGCGCGGCATGGGCCTGACCGAAAAAGACCTCGAGGCGACGGGCGTGCAGGGCGAGGTCGTCGAGTGGCACGGCCTGCTCGGCCGGATCCGCGACTTCTCCCTCGAGGGCGCGGTCAACCCGCGCGAGGCTTATTCAGTCGGCGTTTCGCAGGCGTCGAGCGGACGGCCCGAGGGCATCGTCATCACGTCGGTGCCGCACCCGCTGGTCGACGAGGTGACGGTCCGCCAGACCGGCCGGCTGGCCTTCGAGCTGAGCCGCCTGCTGGACGAGCGCATCAAGGCGCACCAGAAGAAGGTCTTT includes the following:
- a CDS encoding MAB_1171c family putative transporter, giving the protein MPEWLLHYAPTLLAWLLFTTRRGGDPGRRAVRQVFLGLAVSLTALTPAGHAVIRAVTGAPDLPRLVGHAGMLYAAWSAQRLLAHLNGIRPPRAQGWWIGGMFAVMCVLFALMPDLKPQSPWVMEYCFAYAAAQIPAFVGVIRLGLRYTRLASLRTGLYLAVAGTAAGIGYLVNKTVLAAAPRWGFEYPLGHAFLMSKALPAAAHLLVLVGVTLPGAVAWLGRWLRYRRLRPLWTALYRADPAIALDPRRLVPWGLRMRLYRRVIEIRDGLLALQPYRDPAVAVAARESGIRDGLRGRRLDAAVEAAAVAAALSARADGVVPGAAESIGPGGEDLDSDTAFLSEVAVAYRRGAVAVR
- a CDS encoding DUF222 domain-containing protein, whose product is MERTEQVPAWQLSDGELTTELFAAEQALCREYARMLDLVGEVDHRGVAVDRGFRSTAVMLVRALRVSQREARARVAQATTALPVLRIALAAGDLNREHAAEIASVLAQAPDSVTPDDLADSETTLVALARQAPPFTVRKVAQRIRSYWDFDGADPDKREQDLARPRREFRYTRTRDGRMRYSGELDAEMADLTEQLFTVLAKPAPADPFGNPDPRTRSQRQGDAIAAVLDLAARAPDVPVKAGERAVATVTVTLDDLERRAGTVVSDGHTPMTVSQLRRLCCDAKVLPAVLNGAGEVLDLGRAVRTATPAQRRALAVRDQGCTAPWCTKGPKWTTPHHIEYWTNLNGGPGGRTDIGNLASICETDHHIVHHEGWDIRLRNGTVEWIPPAWIDPQRRPLHNTAHDPPHAQAA
- a CDS encoding GH92 family glycosyl hydrolase; protein product: MRYRFMAAVLATAVLGAPSVAAAAPAGAPAEAQLVSDPASYVDPLIGTGSGGGSVGEINNFPGPATPFGMMQFSPDTQGSYAGYQYHSDQIRGFSLDHASVGCTAFGDVPILPVTGDVGAAPWDRVEHFTHDDEQAAPGYYAVTLADSKVRAELTATTRTGLAAFTFPAGANAQVLVKGGASLAGDSHADLKVTGDREVSGSATTGNFCGKGNKYTVYYDVTFDQPFTAHGTWDGTSVKPGTDAVDSPKAGAYLTFGSQKVVHAKVSMSYVSVDGAKANMAAEIPGWDLGAVRQSTRDAWSATLGKIKVAGKDPAELRTFYTFLYHSLMHPNTFNDVDGRYIGFDDKVRTLPAGHTQYANFSDWDTYRTLAPLQAMLFPKQASDMAQSLTNDAVQGGWWPRWPMANDYTGQMTGDSSVALISSLYAFGARDFDVKTALKYLVKGATSVDETPGAYQERRGVADYVARGYMPNNDASRGDHARVGASITLEWAIDDFAIAQFAQGIGDRDVAREFTQRGQNWQNIFNPATGYLQPRGEDGRFPDGPAYQPPPPGEFGQDGFDEGNAAQYTWLVPQDPAGLVTAMGGPAKTAARLDTFFQQLNVGPNEPYMWAGNEPDFGVPWLYNHVGQPWKTQQVVRQIATSQFSATPDGEPGNDDLGAQSSWYVWAALGIYPGTPGTSDLVVHSPLFERAVLTLPTGRTIDIRAPKASATTPYVQDLRLNGAAWNRTSLPAGTAHDGARLDFALAAQPDKGWAAGSQPPSYRDSEQPFLASADNQLTAAPGSTGQATITGQRLGGHDPALDVTVQSPAGLTATAPRQLRLDDRTGGGSVKLTVSVPAGTPEGYYPVPVTVRGSGRTVTTSVIVLVAPKGSLTAAYTNLGISDDGDAGSANFDTAGNSLSRQALAAAGLAGGKTAQAVGTTFTWPAAPAGRPDNVVPAGQVVTLAPAARLSFIGTATNGDHRGTATVTFTDGTTAQTDLSFGDWVLPGGGTDPVYGNTLVARAAYRNQPGGPGGPASIYATSPFVVPAGKQLASVTLPVEADLHVFAVGLG
- a CDS encoding helix-turn-helix domain-containing protein — its product is MPDTLAAKVDHLFSTVRPREGNEYSFEEVAEGIRAKGGPTISATYLWQLRKGLRDNPTKRHLEALAGFFGVPPAYFFDDAEAERINAELTLLSALRDAPVRQIALRANGLSPKSLEAIADMVDRVRQLEGLPDPDADQ